A single window of Rana temporaria chromosome 1, aRanTem1.1, whole genome shotgun sequence DNA harbors:
- the HAND2 gene encoding heart- and neural crest derivatives-expressed protein 2, with amino-acid sequence MSLVGGFPHHPVVHHDGYPFAAAAAAAAASRCHEENPYFHGWLISHPEMSPPDYSMAPSYSPEYANGAAGLDHSHYGGVPGSGPGGLMQRPVKRRGTANRKERRRTQSINSAFAELRDCIPNVPADTKLSKIKTLRLATSYIAYLMDLLAKDEQNGETEAFKAEIKKTDVKEERRKKELNELLKNTVSSNDKKTKGRTGWPQHVWALELKQ; translated from the exons ATGAGCCTGGTCGGGGGATTTCCTCACCACCCGGTGGTGCACCACGATGGTTACCCTTTTGCGGCCGCCgcagccgccgccgccgccagccGCTGCCACGAAGAGAACCCCTATTTCCACGGCTGGCTCATCAGCCACCCCGAGATGTCTCCCCCCGACTACAGCATGGCACCTTCCTATAGTCCGGAGTACGCCAATGGCGCGGCCGGCCTGGACCACTCCCATTACGGGGGTGTCCCGGGAAGCGGGCCCGGAGGCTTGATGCAAAGGCCTGTGAAGCGGAGGGGGACTGCCAACCGCAAAGAGAGGCGCAGGACTCAGAGTATAAATAGCGCCTTCGCCGAGCTCCGGGACTGTATTCCCAATGTGCCCGCCGACACCAAACTCTCCAAGATCAAAACCCTCCGACTGGCCACCAGTTACATCGCCTACCTCATGGACCTGCTGGCCAAAGACGAGCAGAATGGGGAGACAGAGGCCTTCAAAGCTGAGATCAAGAAGACTGATgtcaaggaggagaggaggaagaaggagctG AATGAACTCTTGAAAAACACAGTTAGCAGCAATGATAAGAAAACTAAAGGGAGGACTGGCTGGCCCCAGCATGTATGGGCTCTGGAACTTAAACAATGA